In a single window of the Motilibacter peucedani genome:
- the thrS gene encoding threonine--tRNA ligase, protein MPNLRITVATAAERAEREVATGTTAADLFGDDKAVVVARVNGTLRDLSHALAEGDVVEPVRADEPDGRQVVRHSAAHVLAQAVQDINPSAKLGIGPPIVNGFYYDFDVETPFTPDDLAKIEKRMQAIQKEGQSFARRVVTDDEARAELADEPYKLELIGLKGGAGDEGDASVEVGGAELTIYDNLKRDGSLAWKDLCRGPHVPTTRHIPAFALQRSAAAYWRGSEKNPQLQRIYGTAWESREALKDYQTMLVEAEKRDHRRLGTELDLFSIPDEIGSGLAVFHPKGGVVRRVMEDYSRRRHEEADYSFVNTPHLTKSSLFETSGHLDWYADGMYPPMQLDEGQSYHLKPMNCPMHNLVFRSRGRSYRELPLRLFEFGTVYRYEKSGVVHGLTRARGFTQDDAHIYCTKEQMPGELDSLLTFVLDLLRDYGLSEFYLELSTRDPEKSVGSDEDWAEATEALRAAAEKQDLELVMDPGGAAFYGPKISVQAKDAIGRTWQLSTIQVDFQLPQRFDLEYQAADGTRQRPVMIHRALFGSIERFFAVLLEHYAGAFPAWLAPVQVVGIPITEAHVEHLREVAAELKRHGVRVEVDASDDRMQKKIRNAQKQKVPFMLLAGDEDVAKGAVSFRYRDGEQKNGVPVSEAVAEIVAAIAGRQAATH, encoded by the coding sequence GTGCCGAACCTGCGCATCACCGTCGCGACTGCTGCCGAGCGGGCCGAGCGCGAGGTGGCGACGGGCACGACGGCGGCGGACCTGTTCGGCGACGACAAGGCGGTCGTGGTCGCCCGGGTCAACGGCACGCTGCGCGACCTGTCGCACGCGCTGGCCGAGGGTGACGTGGTGGAGCCCGTGCGTGCCGACGAGCCCGACGGCCGCCAGGTCGTGCGGCACTCCGCTGCCCACGTGCTGGCCCAGGCGGTGCAGGACATCAACCCGAGCGCGAAGCTGGGCATCGGCCCGCCCATCGTCAACGGGTTCTACTACGACTTCGACGTCGAGACCCCGTTCACCCCTGACGACCTCGCCAAGATCGAGAAGCGCATGCAGGCCATCCAGAAGGAGGGCCAGTCGTTCGCCCGCCGGGTGGTCACCGACGACGAGGCGCGCGCCGAGCTCGCCGACGAGCCCTACAAGCTCGAGCTCATCGGGCTCAAGGGCGGGGCGGGCGACGAGGGCGACGCCTCGGTCGAGGTCGGCGGCGCCGAGCTGACGATCTACGACAACCTCAAGCGCGACGGCTCGCTGGCGTGGAAGGACCTCTGCCGGGGCCCGCACGTGCCGACGACCCGGCACATCCCGGCGTTCGCGCTGCAGCGCAGCGCGGCCGCCTACTGGCGCGGCAGCGAGAAGAACCCGCAGCTGCAGCGCATCTACGGCACCGCGTGGGAGTCGCGCGAGGCGCTCAAGGACTACCAGACCATGCTGGTCGAGGCCGAGAAGCGCGACCATCGCCGCCTGGGCACCGAGCTCGACCTGTTCTCCATCCCGGACGAGATCGGCTCGGGCCTCGCCGTCTTTCACCCCAAGGGCGGCGTCGTGCGCCGGGTGATGGAGGACTACTCGCGCCGCCGGCACGAGGAGGCCGACTACTCCTTCGTCAACACCCCGCACCTGACCAAGAGCTCGCTGTTCGAGACCTCGGGCCACCTCGACTGGTACGCCGACGGCATGTACCCGCCCATGCAGCTCGACGAGGGCCAGAGCTACCACCTCAAGCCGATGAACTGCCCCATGCACAACCTGGTCTTCCGCAGCCGCGGACGGTCCTACCGCGAGCTGCCGCTGCGGCTGTTCGAGTTCGGCACCGTCTACCGCTACGAGAAGTCCGGCGTCGTGCACGGGCTGACCCGAGCCCGCGGCTTCACCCAGGACGACGCCCACATCTACTGCACCAAGGAGCAGATGCCGGGCGAGCTCGACAGCCTGCTTACCTTCGTGCTCGACCTGCTGCGCGACTACGGCCTCTCGGAGTTCTACCTCGAGCTCTCCACCCGCGACCCGGAGAAGTCCGTCGGCAGCGACGAGGACTGGGCCGAGGCGACCGAGGCGCTCCGCGCGGCCGCCGAGAAGCAGGACCTCGAGCTGGTCATGGACCCCGGCGGCGCCGCGTTCTACGGCCCGAAGATCTCCGTACAGGCCAAGGACGCCATCGGGCGCACGTGGCAGCTCTCGACCATCCAGGTCGACTTCCAGCTGCCGCAGCGCTTCGACCTCGAGTACCAAGCGGCCGACGGCACCCGGCAGCGCCCGGTGATGATCCACCGCGCGCTGTTCGGCTCGATCGAGCGCTTCTTCGCCGTGCTGCTCGAGCACTACGCCGGCGCGTTTCCCGCGTGGCTGGCGCCTGTGCAGGTCGTGGGCATCCCGATCACCGAGGCGCACGTCGAGCACCTGCGCGAGGTGGCCGCGGAGCTCAAGCGTCACGGCGTACGCGTCGAGGTCGACGCCTCGGACGACCGGAT